From the Paucidesulfovibrio longus DSM 6739 genome, the window CACCAACGTCCTCTTCATGCTCGACCTCGCGGGCATTCCGCTGCGGGCCGCGGAGCGCGACGAATCGCATCCGTTGATCGTGGCCGGAGGCGGCGCCTGCTTCAACGCCGAGCCCCTGGCCGACTTCATGGACGTCATGGTCATCGGCGACGGCGAGGAAGCCCTGCCCGACCTGCTGCTGCGGCTGGCCGACGCCAAGGACAACAGCCTGTCGAAAATGGACTTTCTGCTCTCGCTGCGGGGGTTGCCCGGCGTGTACGTGCCGTCCTTTTTCGAGGGACGCGGCGCGGGCGCGCCCAGGCCGCTCCACGAGAACTACGTCCGCGTGGGCAAGGCCATCGTGGACGATCTCGACCGCACTCCCTTTCCCACGCGCACGCCCGTGCCCTTCGGCGCGGTGCACGACCGCCTGACCCTGGAAATCGCGCGGGGCTGCACGCGCGGCTGCCGCTTCTGCCAGGCGGGCATGCTCTACCGCCCGGTGCGCGAGCGCGGGCTGGATACGCTGGGCGGACTGCTGACCAAAGGCCTTGCGGAAACAGGCTGGGAAGAGACGTCGTTCCTGTCCCTCTCCACGGGCGACTATTCGGCCCTGGACGCACTCTTCACCGAATCCTTCGACCGCTGCGCCGCCGAGCAGGTGGCCATCTCCCTGCCTTCGCTCCGCGTCGGCTCACTCTCCCCCGCGATCATGGCCCGCATGGCCAGCATCCGGCGCACGGGAGCGACCATCGCGCCCGAGGCGGGCAGCCAGCGCCTGCGCGACGTGATCAACAAGGGCGTGGACGAGGAAGGCCTGCTGGAACACGTGCGGCGGCTGTTCGAGAACGGCTGGCAGTCGGTGAAGCTCTATTTCATGATCGGCCTGCCCACCGAGACCAAGGAAGACCTGGACGCCATCCTGGACCTCTGCCGCAAGGTGCGCGGCGCGGCCGGACCGGGCATCAAGCGCCTTCAGGTCACGGCGGCGGTATCGCCCTTCGTGCCCAAGCCGCACACCCCGTTCCAGTGGGACCGCCAACTGACGCTGGAGGAAATGCGCGAGCGCATCGGCTACCTGCGCAGCCTGTTCCGTTATGAGAAGCGCATCACGCTCAAGCACCACGTCGCGGAGATGAGCTATCTGGAAGGCGTGTTCTCGCGCGGCGACCGCCGTCTCGGCCCCGTTTTGGAAACCGCCTACCGCAAGGGCGCGCTCTTCTCCAGCTGGAAGGACGAGCTGAACCTGCAAGACTACCTGGACGCCCTGGCCGAGCACGGCCTGAACCCGGACGACTTTCTGGCCGCGCGCGATCCGCAGGGCGAACTGCCCTGGGAACACCTCGACTCCGGCGTGAGCCGCCGTTTCCTGCTCGCGGAAAGGGAGCGGGCGCTCTCCGGCAAGATTACCCCGGACTGCCGCTACCATGCCTGCCGCAACTGCGGCGTCTGCAACCACGAGGGCCGCGCAACGGGGCTCGCCGCCGAAGCCCACAAGGAAATCCATCCCCGGCTGGTGTTCAGCGAACGCGACCAGGAACCGGGCGATTCGTCCCCGTCCGAGCCGTTCACGCCGCCGGAGGTGGAAGAGGATCTGTCGGCCAAGGGAACGCACGTGCGGCTCTGGCTGCACAAGACCGGACCGGCCTCGTTCCTGAGCCAGCTGGAACTCCAGGCCATCTTCGAGCGCGCCTTCCGCCGCGCGGGCATTCCGCTGAGCTTTTCCGCGGGCTTCCATCCCATGCCGCGCCTGTCATTTGGCCGGGCGCTCTCCGTGGGCGTCGAGAGCCGCGCCGAATGGGTCAACGTCTACATCCGCAAGCCCCTTTCGCCCGAGGAGATCTTCAAGCGCCTCGTGGGCCAGCTTCCGGGCGGCATGTGCGTCACCCGCGTCGAGCCGCTGGACATGGGCCGCAAGCAGGAGCAGCCCGGCTTCGAGGTCTGGAGCGTCGTCTTCATCGGCGACGACGCCCAGGAGCGGCAAAGCCGCTGGCTGGCGCTCATGGACGCGGACGAGGTCGTTGTGGAGCGCAAGAACCGCAAAGGCGTGAAGCGCACGGACGTGCGGCCCCTGATGCTCTGGATGGTCGAAGAGCCGGATGTCGCCGAAGGCGAATCCGGAGTGCGCATCGGCTTCGACTGGTCCGATGGCTACGCGAACCCGCTGACCATCCTCAAGGACATCGAACCTGAAAAAGATCTTATCGTCGCTCCGGGAAGCACCCGGCTGATGAAGCTCGAACAGAGCTTCACCGCGCCGCCGCGCCCCTGACGCGCATGCCCCGGCAAACGAAAAGCCCCCTCGCGGATATCCGGGAGGGGGCTTTCTTCATTGCGGAAACGGAATGGACGCGGGACGGCTCAGTCCTCCACCGTGACCTTGACGCGCTTGTAGGTTTCCAGCGGCCCGCCGCCTTTGGCCTGAATGCGCACCACGATGGTGCTCTCGCCAGCTGCAAGAGGCATGAACACATAGCGGGCGCGAAAGCCGTCCTCCAGGACGGAATCCAGCCGGAACATGGCCGGATCGAACGCGGTTCCGGCGAACTCGTAGCCCGAAAGGCCGGGATCGCGCATGTCCAGCACCAGCGGCTCGCCCAGGCCGACCGTTTCGGCAAAGGCCTGCTCGCCGTCGGCCTCGACCTTGACCGGCCCTGGATCGCCGCCCGCCCAGGTCGGGACCATTCCGCACCCCGCCGCCGCCAGGAGCGCCAGAAGCGCGGCAAGGCCAAGCACGGCCCGCGCGGCGGAGCGCTTCGCAGCTTGCGCCGCCACTAGAGCTCCAGGCCCCACTTCTTCAGCCCGGCCATGCCGCCCTGAAGATTGAGCACGTCCGC encodes:
- a CDS encoding TIGR03960 family B12-binding radical SAM protein; the protein is MKELLPLLPKPSRYLGSEWGTIRKTPDQTRVRAALAFPDLYEVGMSYMGQRILYEAVNRCEGLAAERVYSPCREAAAVLREHAAPLATMESDIPLGELDAVAFSLTHELCYTNVLFMLDLAGIPLRAAERDESHPLIVAGGGACFNAEPLADFMDVMVIGDGEEALPDLLLRLADAKDNSLSKMDFLLSLRGLPGVYVPSFFEGRGAGAPRPLHENYVRVGKAIVDDLDRTPFPTRTPVPFGAVHDRLTLEIARGCTRGCRFCQAGMLYRPVRERGLDTLGGLLTKGLAETGWEETSFLSLSTGDYSALDALFTESFDRCAAEQVAISLPSLRVGSLSPAIMARMASIRRTGATIAPEAGSQRLRDVINKGVDEEGLLEHVRRLFENGWQSVKLYFMIGLPTETKEDLDAILDLCRKVRGAAGPGIKRLQVTAAVSPFVPKPHTPFQWDRQLTLEEMRERIGYLRSLFRYEKRITLKHHVAEMSYLEGVFSRGDRRLGPVLETAYRKGALFSSWKDELNLQDYLDALAEHGLNPDDFLAARDPQGELPWEHLDSGVSRRFLLAERERALSGKITPDCRYHACRNCGVCNHEGRATGLAAEAHKEIHPRLVFSERDQEPGDSSPSEPFTPPEVEEDLSAKGTHVRLWLHKTGPASFLSQLELQAIFERAFRRAGIPLSFSAGFHPMPRLSFGRALSVGVESRAEWVNVYIRKPLSPEEIFKRLVGQLPGGMCVTRVEPLDMGRKQEQPGFEVWSVVFIGDDAQERQSRWLALMDADEVVVERKNRKGVKRTDVRPLMLWMVEEPDVAEGESGVRIGFDWSDGYANPLTILKDIEPEKDLIVAPGSTRLMKLEQSFTAPPRP